In Neptuniibacter halophilus, the genomic stretch TCATCACCATCGAAAATCAGAGGTTGTTTGTCTGATCCCAATAGCTCGTTCACGTTAGCGATCTGATTGACCAGCTGCGAATGAGTGCGAAGGAATTGGGCCGCTGAGCTTGGCCCCAGCTCATGTAGATGCTGATGCAGGTTGCTGGCGGGTACGCCCCAGAGCTGCTCCAGCTCGTTGAGTTTCTCTTTGAGCGGTGGCTTTTGCTCGGCCTTTTTCTGCGCTTTACGCATCACCCGCATCACTTTCTGGCTCAAGGCATTGAGTACATCGTCAGCGTGGCTGGTTTCGGCCTCGTTGCCTTTGGTGTTTAGCGCCTTTTCCAGTGACTCGGGGTTGGACAATTCCTCGACCAGATCTTCCAGCGAGATATTAGGATCTTTCACCAGCGGCTTCATGGTGCTGACATCTTGCAGAGCAGCGTAGATATCGACAGGATCGTAGATCTTGAATACGGTCTTGCCTATCTCATCACAGCGGCGTGTGGCCCGCCCGATCATCTGCTCATACAGAATCCGCGAGCGGATGCGACGCAGAAAGACCAGATGACAGATCTTCGGTACATCAATGCCCGTGGTCAGTAGATCCACAGTGATGGCAATGGAGGGATAACGCTCGTTCTTATACTGCCGGATCAACTGATCGACCTTGTCGCTCGCACCGGTAATCTTGCGTACGGCCGCTTCGTTGTAATCCTCGCCCCAGACTTCGGTGAAGGCATCATCCAGCAATCGTTTGACCATATCGGCATGCAGGTCGGTGGCACAGAAAATCATGGTCTTTTCGTCACCATGCGGATCGATCTCTTTGGCGAGTTGCTCACAGATCACCTTGTTAAATCCTTCGGTAATCACGCGACGGTTAAAGGCATCGACCTCGAAGTTCATCTCGTCGTTGAGCTCAGCCAGCTCAACTTCGCCGGTCTTCACATTGATCGATGAGACTTGCTCGCCTTTATCGAAGTGAATCCCTTTTTGAGTCAGCAAGGTCTCATAACGGATCGGCGGTTCATGATCGATCAGCCAGTCGTCAGCGACAGCCTCGCGGTAGGAGTAGGTGTAAACAGGCTTGCCGAAAATTTCGGTGGTGTGCTTGGCTGGCGTTGCGGTCAGGCCGACCTTAGTGGCATCGAAGTAATCGAGCACGCGGCGATAACTGGACAGATAGAGCGAAGCATCACGGGTGGCCAATTCGCCTTCGGTCATGTCCTGATCGAGGGTATAACCCCGGTGGGCTTCGTCGATGATAATGCAGTCGTAGGCATCGACGGTGGGCGGATTATCGGATTGGAAGATCCGCTTCACCATCGCCTGAACGGTAGCGACCTGGATACGGGTTTCCGCCTCAGCGGCCATATCACCGAGTTCGGCTACGTTGTAGATCTTGGAGAGGGTCTGATTCTGCTCTAACGGGGCTTCATTGAAGGCATCAATTGCCTGCTGCCCCAGCGCAGTACGATCCACCAGAAACAGAATACGCTTGAACCGTTCGACCTTGAGGAAACGATACATCAGACCAATGATCGTCCGCGTTTTACCGGTACCGGTCGCCATCGCCAACAAGCAGTTTTGCTGTTCTCGCTCGAGTGCAGTCTCTACTGATTCAATCGCTTTTTGCTGATAGTCCCGCAGCTTGAGATATCCGAAGCCTTCCTGTTGGAGTTTGGCCACCGCTTCAGAGCGGCTGCGCTTGAGCTTGTCTAGCAATCCGGTAGGGCTGTGGAAGTCATGCAGCGGCTTTGCGGTATTAGAGGCCATGCGGGCATCGCGGAACCAGGTGCCGGAGTGCTCCGCCAACTGTTTCACATAAGGGCGACCGTTGCAGGAGTAAACAAACGGGATCTGATATGTCGTGGACTCGGGGCCGTCCCAAGGTTCGACGCGACCTTCTTCCGTCCACGCAGCGATCATTGGCTCGATGGGTGTGAAGCCTTTAGCGTAACGCTCGGCCTGCGGGATCTTACCAGCGACATTTGTGTTCTCACGCTTGGCTTCAACCACCGCAATCGGCACCAAACCGGCGAATAGAATGTAGTCTGCTGCTTGCTTGCCCACCGTAGGCCACTCTGCAATCGCCTTGTTTTTTCCTTTCTCGGGGCGAGCACCATTTTGATAAGTCTGCTCTTGCGAGTCGGCTTCCCAGCCCGCGTCAATGAGCTGCTGGTCGATCAGGATGCGAGTCAGCTCTTCGTTGAGAGTGAAATTGGCGCTGGCTTTCTGAGTCGAGGTTGAAACCGCCTGAGTGGCTTGCTGCGCCAGCTCCTTGTGTTCTGAAAGTTCTTTTTGCAGAGCGTCGATGCGCGCTTCAAAATCGGCTTTTTGAGTCGCGAGAGCTTGTTCGTTCTCCAGTGCCAGTTGCTCGTAGGCACGAGCTT encodes the following:
- the hsdR gene encoding type I restriction-modification system endonuclease, translating into MAAPSNFDFLREHDPIFLQLASAAERTFSNDPNTTLLKLRQLGEALAQDLAARCGIEFDDQTSQADLLFKLNREIHLDPVIRDLFHTLRKEGNKATHQFRTQHKEAMAGLRIARALTVWFHQSFGKQGSCFKPGPFVPPQDPSSQLRELQTQIEQLKSRLIGANQQLESNQQLAELVAKENEEYAVLAEQMDAEARAYEQLALENEQALATQKADFEARIDALQKELSEHKELAQQATQAVSTSTQKASANFTLNEELTRILIDQQLIDAGWEADSQEQTYQNGARPEKGKNKAIAEWPTVGKQAADYILFAGLVPIAVVEAKRENTNVAGKIPQAERYAKGFTPIEPMIAAWTEEGRVEPWDGPESTTYQIPFVYSCNGRPYVKQLAEHSGTWFRDARMASNTAKPLHDFHSPTGLLDKLKRSRSEAVAKLQQEGFGYLKLRDYQQKAIESVETALEREQQNCLLAMATGTGKTRTIIGLMYRFLKVERFKRILFLVDRTALGQQAIDAFNEAPLEQNQTLSKIYNVAELGDMAAEAETRIQVATVQAMVKRIFQSDNPPTVDAYDCIIIDEAHRGYTLDQDMTEGELATRDASLYLSSYRRVLDYFDATKVGLTATPAKHTTEIFGKPVYTYSYREAVADDWLIDHEPPIRYETLLTQKGIHFDKGEQVSSINVKTGEVELAELNDEMNFEVDAFNRRVITEGFNKVICEQLAKEIDPHGDEKTMIFCATDLHADMVKRLLDDAFTEVWGEDYNEAAVRKITGASDKVDQLIRQYKNERYPSIAITVDLLTTGIDVPKICHLVFLRRIRSRILYEQMIGRATRRCDEIGKTVFKIYDPVDIYAALQDVSTMKPLVKDPNISLEDLVEELSNPESLEKALNTKGNEAETSHADDVLNALSQKVMRVMRKAQKKAEQKPPLKEKLNELEQLWGVPASNLHQHLHELGPSSAAQFLRTHSQLVNQIANVNELLGSDKQPLIFDGDDELKGRTQDPDGKRPEDYLESFHDFIHNQLNQSVALGVVVNKPKDLTREQLREIRLLLDQYGYNEAKLKTAWRNQTNQEIAASIVGYIRQAALDEALIPFEQRVAKAMQRILGLHAWTPVQRKWLERMAKQLTHEVVIDEQFVNRAFAKDGGAKRLDALLDKQLNTVLDTLAESLWDEAG